From Nerophis lumbriciformis linkage group LG38, RoL_Nlum_v2.1, whole genome shotgun sequence, the proteins below share one genomic window:
- the LOC133578345 gene encoding green-sensitive opsin-like, with product MAWEGGFEPNGTEGKNFYIPMSNRTGIVRSPFEYQQYYLADPIMYKLLAVYMFFLICTGTPINGLTLLVTAQNKKLRQPLNYILVNLAVAGLIMCAFGFTITITSAVNGYFILGATACAVEGFMATLGGEVALWSLVVLAVERYIVVCKPMGSFKFSGTHAGAGVFFTWIMAFACAAPPLFGWSRYLPEGMQCSCGPDYYTLAPGFNNESYVIYMFVVHFFIPVFLIFFTYGSLVLTVKAAAAQQQDSASTQKAEKEVTRMCVLMVFGFLVAWVPYATFAGWIFLNKGAYFSAMTAAIPAFFAKSSALYNPVIYVLFNKQFRNCMLSTIGMGGMVEDESSVSTSKTEVSSVS from the exons ATGGCTTGGGAAGGAGGATTTGAGCCTAATGGCACAGAGGGCAAAAACTTCTACATCCCCATGTCCAACAGGACTGGAATTGTTAGAAGTCCCTTTGAATACCAGCAGTACTACTTGGCGGATCCCATAATGTATAAGCTTCTGGCTGTTTACATGTTCTTCCTGATCTGCACGGGAACCCCTATCAACGGTCTGACACTGTTGGTGACGGCTCAGAACAAGAAGCTTCGGCAACCTCTCAACTACATCCTGGTCAACTTGGCTGTGGCTGGTCTCATCATGTGCGCTTTCGGCTTCACCATTACCATCACGTCTGCTGTCAATGGGTACTTCATCCTTGGAGCCACCGCCTGTGCTGTTGAAGGATTCATGGCCACACTGGGAG GTGAAGTTGCTCTGTGGTCTCTGGTGGTGCTGGCCGTCGAGAGATACATCGTCGTCTGTAAACCTATGGGAAGCTTCAAGTTCAGTGGTACACACGCCGGAGCTGGAGTCTTTTTCACTTGGATCATGGCGTTCGCATGTGCTGCACCCCCACTCTTTGGCTGGTCCAG GTACCTGCCCGAGGGCATGCAGTGCTCCTGCGGACCCGACTACTACACTCTGGCTCCAGGCTTTAACAACGAATCATACGTCATATACATGTTTGTCGTCCACTTTTTCATTCCCGTCTTCCTGATATTCTTCACCTACGGCAGCCTTGTGCTGACAGTCAAAGCT GCTGCAGCCCAGCAGCAGGACTCAGCCTCCACTCAGAAAGCTGAGAAGGAAGTCACACGTATGTGCGTGCTGATGGTCTTTGGCTTCCTGGTAGCTTGGGTTCCATATGCTACCTTTGCTGGATGGATCTTCTTGAACAAGGGAGCTTATTTTTCTGCTATGACTGCTGCTATCCCCGCCTTCTTTGCAAAGAGTTCTGCCCTGTATAACCCTGTCATCTATGTGCTGTTTAATAAACAG TTCCGTAACTGCATGCTGAGCACCATCGGAATGGGCGGCATGGTGGAGGACGAGAGCTCAGTTTCCACCAGCAAGACAGAAGTGTCCTCAGTGTCTTAA